The Leptospiraceae bacterium genome includes a region encoding these proteins:
- a CDS encoding ATP-binding protein — translation MVFLGGPRQVGKTTLSLQFLNPPSIENPAYLNWDRNTDRIQILKDQFPLQNNKTLVLDELHKYSKWRNLIKGLYDKYHTKNQFIITGSARLDYFRKGGDSLLGRYRYFRLHPFSLMEMNKNPNKNDLEVLLKFGGFPEPLFSQKENEHRIWQNDRMIKVASEDIRDLENIKDISSMLLLAEILPSRVGSPLSLKSISEDLQVSQPTVDRWIEILSTLYYCYSLAPFGSPKIRAVKKLKKLYLWDWSQVEEPGYRFENLVASHLLKYCHFITDTQGYPMEIRYLRDTDGREIDFVVLKNKKPIFAVECKTGEKTLSPHISYFRTRTQIPEFFQVHLGTKDFGSNVTGRVLPFFKFCKEMDFV, via the coding sequence ATGGTTTTTTTAGGAGGTCCGAGGCAGGTTGGAAAAACCACACTATCATTACAATTTTTAAATCCTCCTTCAATTGAAAATCCTGCCTACTTGAATTGGGATCGAAATACGGATAGGATTCAAATCCTAAAAGATCAGTTTCCCTTGCAAAATAATAAGACTCTTGTATTAGATGAATTGCATAAGTATTCAAAATGGAGAAATTTAATCAAAGGTCTTTACGATAAATATCATACAAAAAATCAATTTATTATTACCGGCTCAGCAAGACTCGACTACTTTCGAAAAGGTGGGGATTCACTTCTCGGGCGTTATCGATACTTTAGACTGCATCCTTTCTCTTTAATGGAAATGAATAAAAATCCAAACAAAAATGATTTAGAAGTATTACTCAAATTCGGAGGATTTCCAGAACCTTTATTTTCCCAGAAGGAAAATGAACATCGCATTTGGCAGAATGATCGAATGATTAAAGTTGCATCGGAGGATATTCGTGACTTGGAAAATATCAAAGATATTTCTTCGATGTTGTTACTTGCAGAAATTCTTCCATCACGAGTTGGTTCTCCTCTTTCCTTAAAAAGTATCAGTGAGGATTTACAAGTATCACAACCGACAGTGGATCGATGGATCGAAATTTTATCTACGCTATATTACTGTTATTCGCTAGCTCCATTTGGCTCACCGAAAATCAGAGCAGTCAAAAAACTAAAAAAATTATACCTTTGGGATTGGTCTCAAGTAGAAGAACCCGGTTACAGATTTGAAAATCTAGTAGCAAGTCATTTGCTGAAGTATTGTCATTTCATTACGGATACGCAAGGTTATCCAATGGAAATACGATACTTGAGAGACACTGACGGCAGAGAAATTGACTTTGTTGTTCTGAAAAATAAAAAACCAATTTTTGCTGTAGAATGCAAAACCGGTGAAAAAACATTAAGCCCGCACATTTCTTACTTCCGCACCAGAACGCAAATCCCAGAATTTTTCCAAGTTCATCTAGGAACGAAAGATTTTGGTTCGAATGTTACAGGCAGAGTATTGCCTTTTTTTAAATTTTGTAAAGAAATGGATTTTGTTTAA